The Legionella spiritensis DNA segment CAAATATCCAGGGCGAAAACACAGGCTGAGTAATAAGGACGCTCATCATCCAGTGCGCCTTCATCCAGTTCCGCAATTAAATCAACCAGCCGCAGCGCCAGTTCCGGTTCGTGTATGAAAGGCGTGTAATACTCAGGAACAGGATCCGTGCTTTCATCAATAAGCAAGGCCATCCTGGTAATCCATTGTTTTAATTGTTCGAATTCAGCAGTCATTCGTTATCAGACACCTTTCTTGCGTTGCCCTGACCATCAATAGCCACGAACACAAAAACGCCTTCCGTCACCCGATATCCCTGCGTGCCTACAGCAGGCATAGCCCACACTTCAACAGAGATGGTCAAGGACGTGCGTCCCTGTTTGATCAATTCCACATGGCAACTGACCACATCACCAACATGAACCGGTTTCAGGAAACTCATGGAATTAATAGCGACTGTGGCCACGCGGCCACGCGCCAGTCGTTTAGCTAGCACACCGGCAGCCAAATCCATCTGGGACACCAGCCATCCGCCGAAAATATCGCCATTGGCATTGGTATCCGCCGGCATGGCCAGAGTTTGAATAGTAATCTCGCCTCGGGGTTTGGTCATTCAGGAATCTCGTTTGAGTTTGGCCAGAGCATCGGCCATTGCCGTGTTAAACACTCCCTTTTTCACTGGAGTAATCGTTCGTTTGTCCGGCTCTCTGCGTCTCAATTTTTCCTTTTTTACCGCATGTTGTTTTTTACCCGGTTGAACTGCGGTCACTTTATTGGGTCGGGGAGTGCTTTTTTCCTCGTCAAGCTTCATACTTAAACCAATACGCCGCCTTTCCTTATCCACTTCAACCACTTTGACGGTGACAATATCACCCGCCTTGACCACGGTATGGGGATCGGTAATAAAACGGCTGGTCATTGCGGAAATATGAACCAGGCCATCCTGATGGACACCGACATCGACAAACGCGCCGAAATTCGTGACATTGCTGACCACGCCCTCCAGTATCATGCCTTCCTGCAAATGGCTGATATCTTCTATCCCTTCTTTAAAACTCACCGTCTTAAATTCAGGACGCGGATCACGACCCGGTTTTTCCAGTTCCCGTAACACGTCTTCAACGGTCGGCAAACCAAAGCGCTCGTCAACATATTTTGCCGCATTCATACTTTTCAACAGTTCATGATTACCAATAATCCCGCCAATTTCCACATGCTGATCGGAGATTATTTTTTCTAC contains these protein-coding regions:
- a CDS encoding acyl-CoA thioesterase; amino-acid sequence: MTKPRGEITIQTLAMPADTNANGDIFGGWLVSQMDLAAGVLAKRLARGRVATVAINSMSFLKPVHVGDVVSCHVELIKQGRTSLTISVEVWAMPAVGTQGYRVTEGVFVFVAIDGQGNARKVSDNE